In the genome of Perca fluviatilis chromosome 4, GENO_Pfluv_1.0, whole genome shotgun sequence, one region contains:
- the LOC120557639 gene encoding sodium- and chloride-dependent GABA transporter 2-like — protein MDQRQNSQVKQTVMALWTRAGHTQPKLQERDQWGNKIEFILAVAGHIVGLGNVWRFPYLCYKNGGGVFFIPYVLFLFTCGIPLFFLETSLGQYTSQGGITCWRKICPLFEGLGYGSQVVVLYTGVYYIIILAWTFLYLFSSFRSELPWASCNNSWNTDGCFEHGHNQTSPLHLYGNGTSSVVEFWERRILGLSGGIEKIGNVRWDLALCLLLAWMLCYFCVWNGVKSTGKVVYFTATFPYVMLVVLLVRGLTLPGAKDGIMFYLYPDPSRLTDPEVWMDAGSQIFYSYGVCTGVLTSLGSYNKYSNNCYSLTSFVAGFAIFSVLGFMAKEQGVDISMVAESGPGLAFIAYPRAVALMPLPQLWAIFFFIMILFLGLDSEFVLQEALVTTISDMYPDFFQSDCRRKLLLLAISVGSFFAGLMMVMEGGLYIFQLFDYYACSGMTLLLFAVLESVCIGWVYGADRQYDNIKDMIGYRPWPFMKYCWQYFTPAICTCTFLFSLVKYTPLKFNNTYEYPWWGYAIGGFFTLSSTLMVPLWMLYAVSVTPGTLRQRLKVLCTPANDLPTAMLKKALNTEAFQTFTGLYTLCKTESPNDKGKRALRSSII, from the exons ATGGACCAAAGACAAAACTCACAGGTGAAACAGACTGTGATGGCCCTATGGACCAGAGCAGGACACACTCAACCCAAACTTCAGGAGAGGGACCAGTGGGGCAACAAGATTGAGTTCATCCTGGCAGTAGCCGGACACATTGTCGGTCTGGGAAACGTCTGGAGGTTTCCATACCTTTGCTACAAAAATGGAGGAG gggtTTTCTTCATaccttatgttttgtttttgtttacctGTGGCATCCCACTCTTCTTCCTGGAGACATCTTTGGGCCAGTACACCAGTCAGGGTGGAATAACATGTTGGAGGAAAATCTGCCCTCTTTTTGAAG GCTTAGGTTATGGAAGCCAAGTGGTTGTTTTGTACACTGGGGTGTATTACATCATTATACTGGCTTGGACGTTTCTCTACCTGTTTTCATCCTTCAGGTCTGAGCTTCCATGGGCCAGCTGTAACAACAGCTGGAACACAG ATGGCTGTTTTGAGCATGGTCACAATCAAACATCCCCTCTGCACCTGTATGGAAATGGCACGTCTTCGGTTGTAGAATTTTGGGA gAGGAGAATCTTGGGCCTGTCAGGTGGCATTGAGAAAATTGGCAATGTGCGTTGGGACCTGGCCCTTTGTCTTCTTCTTGCCTGGATGTTGTGTTACTTCTGTGTCTGGAATGGAGTAAAGTCCACAGGAAAG GTGGTCTACTTCACTGCCACATTTCCGTATGTTATGCTGGTGGTGCTGCTTGTTCGTGGTCTTACATTACCAGGGGCCAAAGACGGAATCATGTTCTACCTCTACCCAGACCCATCCCGCCTCACTGATCCGGAG GTATGGATGGATGCTGGCAGCCAAATTTTCTACTCCTATGGAGTTTGCACAGGTGTTCTGACATCATTAGGAAGTTACAACAAGTACAGCAACAACTGCTACAg TTTAACCAGCTTTGTAGCTGGCTTCGCCATTTTTTCTGTGCTCGGTTTTATGGCTAAGGAGCAAGGTGTGGATATATCAATGGTGGCTGAATCAG GTCCAGGTTTGGCATTCATTGCTTATCCTCGTGCTGTGGCACTGATGCCACTCCCCCAGCTCTGggctattttcttcttcattatGATCCTCTTTTTAGGATTAGATAGTGAG TTTGTATTACAAGAGGCACTGGTCACAACCATCTCGGACATGTATCCCGACTTCTTTCAAAGCGATTGTCGCCGTAAACTCCTTCTTCTTGCCATTTCTGTTGGAAGTTTCTTTGCTGGCCTTATGATGGTCATGGAG GGAGGCCTTTATATCTTCCAGCTGTTTGACTACTACGCCTGCAGTGGGATGACACTCCTGCTCTTTGCTGTTCTTGAGTCTGTCTGTATTGGATGGGTCTATG GTGCAGATCGTCAGTATGATAATATAAAGGACATGATTGGATATCGACCGTGGCCTTTTATGAAATATTGTTGGCAGTACTTCACACCAGCTATCTGTACT tgcACATTTCTCTTCTCCTTGGTCAAATATACTCCGCTCAAATTCAATAACACTTATGAATACCCCTGGTGGGGCTATGCCATTGGAGGATTTTTCACTCTCTCTTCAACACTTATGGTTCCTTTGTGGATGCTGTATGCTGTAAGTGTCACTCCAGGAACACTGAGACAG AGACTGAAAGTTCTGTGCACTCCAGCAAATGACTTACCTACTGCAATGCTAAAGAAGGCATTAAATACAGAAGCATTTCAGACTTTCACAGGCTTATACACACTGTGCAAGACAGAAAGTCCCAATGACAAAGGCAAAAGAGCTCTGAGATCATCCATTATCTAA